The following are encoded together in the Neofelis nebulosa isolate mNeoNeb1 chromosome 9, mNeoNeb1.pri, whole genome shotgun sequence genome:
- the ITGB1BP1 gene encoding integrin beta-1-binding protein 1 — translation MFRKGKKRHSSSSSQSSEISTKSKSVDSSLGGLSRSSTVASLDTDSTKSSGQSNNTSDTCAEFRIKYVGAIEKLKFSEGKSLEGPLDLINYIDVAQQDGKLPFVPLEEEFIMGVSKYGIKVSTSDQYDVLHRHALYLIIRMVCYDDGLGAGRSLLALKTTDASNEEYSLWVYQCHSLEQAQAICKVLSTAFDSVLTSEKS, via the exons ATGTTTCGGAAAGGCAAAAAACGGCACAGTAGCAGCAGTTCCCAGAGCAGTGAAATCAGTACTAAGAGCAAG TCTGTAGACTCCAGCCTTGGGGGGCTCTCACGATCCAGCACTGTGGCCAGCCTCGATACAGATTCCACCAAAAGCTCAG GACAAAGCAATAACACTTCAGATACCTGTGCAGAATTTCGAATAAAATATGTTGGTGCCATTGAGAAACTGAAATTCTCTGAAGGGAAAAGTCTTGAAGGGCCCCTAGACCTGATAAATTATATAGATGTTgcccag caAGATGGAAAGCTGCCTTTCGTTCCTCTGGAGGAAGAATTTATTATGGGAGTTTCCAAGTATGGTATAAAAGTGTCAACATCAGATCAGTAT GATGTCCTGCATCGGCACGCTCTGTATTTAATCATCCGGATGGTGTGTTACGATGATGGTCTGGGGGCAGGAAGAAGCTTGCTGGCTCTGAAGACCACAGATGCCAGCAATGAGGAATACAGCCTCTGGGTTTATCAGTGCCACAGCCTG GAGCAAGCACAAGCCATCTGCAAAGTTTTATCCACCGCTTTTGACTCCGTATTAACATCTGAGAAATCCTGA